One Mycolicibacterium pulveris genomic region harbors:
- a CDS encoding Fur family transcriptional regulator, whose amino-acid sequence MQSAKDKLRAAGLRVTRPRLAVLAELENHPHADVETIATGARARLGAVSTQAIYDVVHALTRAGLLRRVEPAGSRTLFEIETGDNHHHLVCRSCGVIVDVACATGEAPCLQASDDRNFSIDEAEVTYWGLCPACRAVSTETTN is encoded by the coding sequence ATGCAGAGCGCCAAGGACAAGCTTCGCGCCGCCGGCCTCCGGGTGACCCGGCCGCGCCTCGCAGTTCTTGCCGAACTCGAGAACCATCCCCACGCCGACGTCGAGACAATCGCCACCGGCGCCCGGGCGCGCCTGGGCGCCGTGTCGACCCAGGCGATCTACGACGTCGTGCACGCGCTCACCAGGGCCGGGCTGTTACGTCGCGTCGAACCGGCGGGCAGCCGGACCCTCTTCGAGATCGAGACCGGCGACAACCACCACCATTTGGTCTGTCGCAGCTGCGGCGTGATCGTCGACGTTGCTTGTGCGACAGGCGAAGCGCCGTGCCTGCAGGCCAGCGACGACCGAAACTTCAGCATCGACGAGGCCGAGGTGACGTATTGGGGCCTCTGCCCGGCATGCCGAGCTGTGTCAACCGAAACCACCAATTGA
- a CDS encoding FABP family protein has protein sequence MTQILDRTAVRGPQKLGPLTPLVGEWEGNGGVDLSYHNNDDVTGETTYFETAVFKPIPIQENGQQVLWGLNYSMTAWRHGEEAMDPFHDEIGFLLWDKANGQVIRNVVFGRGIAILAGSDAAVGDRTLHFNATPGDPCYGVLQNRYLLDRAEIKGFTSSFTFNDDGTFSYKSDLQLRLSAIGGEMHHTDENTLHLVKRYHPGSEA, from the coding sequence ATGACACAAATTCTCGACCGCACCGCCGTCCGGGGCCCGCAGAAACTCGGGCCGCTGACCCCGCTGGTAGGCGAGTGGGAGGGCAACGGTGGCGTCGACCTGAGCTATCACAACAACGACGACGTCACCGGCGAGACAACCTATTTCGAGACGGCCGTCTTCAAACCGATCCCGATCCAGGAGAACGGCCAACAGGTGCTCTGGGGGCTCAACTACTCGATGACGGCCTGGCGGCACGGCGAGGAGGCCATGGACCCCTTCCACGACGAAATCGGTTTCCTGCTCTGGGACAAGGCCAACGGACAGGTGATTCGCAACGTGGTGTTCGGCCGGGGCATCGCGATCCTGGCCGGCAGCGACGCCGCGGTCGGCGACCGCACCCTGCATTTCAACGCGACACCCGGCGACCCTTGTTACGGGGTGCTACAGAATCGCTACCTGCTCGACCGCGCTGAGATCAAGGGCTTCACCAGCAGTTTCACGTTCAACGACGACGGCACCTTCAGCTACAAGTCCGATCTGCAGTTGCGGCTGAGCGCCATCGGCGGCGAGATGCACCACACCGACGAGAACACCCTGCACCTCGTCAAGCGGTACCACCCGGGTAGCGAGGCCTGA
- a CDS encoding ArsR/SmtB family transcription factor has protein sequence MAEQDEDRADAFFHALADRTRRDILRRVLAGEHSVTALAAKYDMSFAAVQKHVAVLEKAGLISKRREGREQLASGDVDAVRSVASMLTELEDVWRGRIARIDDLLSEE, from the coding sequence GTGGCCGAGCAGGACGAGGACCGAGCGGACGCGTTCTTCCACGCCCTGGCCGACCGGACTCGGCGGGACATCCTGCGCCGGGTGTTGGCCGGAGAGCACTCGGTCACCGCGCTCGCGGCGAAGTACGACATGAGCTTCGCCGCGGTGCAGAAACACGTCGCCGTGCTGGAGAAGGCAGGCCTGATCTCCAAGCGTCGCGAGGGGCGAGAGCAACTGGCGAGCGGCGATGTGGATGCGGTGCGATCAGTCGCCTCCATGCTCACCGAGCTCGAAGACGTCTGGCGTGGCCGCATTGCCCGCATCGACGACCTACTCAGCGAGGAATAA
- a CDS encoding MarR family winged helix-turn-helix transcriptional regulator yields MRKRSTDSTARELAIIQRATSDLVGVALRSVEGLEVSLPQFRLLRVLDELGAASATQCAQVLGVGGSSITRLVDRLDASGHLVRRPDAGNRSAVVLALTDEGRRLVNRVEARRRRELGNALARLEPDERAQCIAALERLHEVLEAPEDPRIPY; encoded by the coding sequence GTGCGCAAGAGGTCGACCGACTCGACAGCGCGGGAGCTAGCGATCATTCAACGCGCCACCAGCGATCTGGTCGGGGTGGCCCTGCGCAGCGTCGAGGGCCTCGAAGTCTCGCTTCCGCAGTTTCGGCTGTTGCGCGTTCTTGACGAGTTGGGTGCGGCCAGCGCCACGCAATGTGCGCAGGTGCTGGGTGTCGGGGGGTCGTCGATCACCCGGTTGGTGGATCGGCTCGACGCGTCGGGACATCTGGTTCGTCGGCCGGATGCCGGTAACCGCAGCGCAGTCGTGCTGGCTTTGACCGACGAGGGCCGGCGGCTGGTCAACAGGGTCGAGGCGCGTCGGCGGCGCGAGCTCGGTAATGCGCTGGCTCGGCTCGAACCCGACGAGCGAGCCCAGTGCATTGCGGCGCTGGAGCGGTTGCACGAGGTGCTGGAAGCACCAGAGGACCCGCGGATCCCGTACTGA
- a CDS encoding SRPBCC family protein: MPVTDIRKNIDDRTLTITAEFAAPVERVWQIYADPRQLEKIWGPPGFPATVVEHSLTPGGTVTYYMTGPDGAKYGGYWKVTAVDEPRSFSFEDGFADDELKPAGDMPVAHSTYTFEPVGDDATRVTYVSKYESAEGLQKVLEMGVEEGSREAINQIDALLAN; this comes from the coding sequence ATGCCTGTCACCGATATCCGCAAGAACATCGACGACCGCACCCTGACGATCACCGCGGAGTTCGCGGCGCCCGTCGAGCGGGTCTGGCAGATCTACGCCGACCCGCGCCAGCTCGAGAAGATCTGGGGTCCGCCGGGCTTTCCGGCGACCGTGGTGGAGCACTCCCTCACCCCGGGCGGCACCGTCACGTACTACATGACCGGGCCCGACGGCGCGAAGTACGGCGGCTACTGGAAGGTCACCGCCGTCGACGAGCCGCGCAGCTTCAGTTTCGAAGACGGCTTCGCCGACGACGAGCTCAAACCGGCGGGCGACATGCCGGTCGCGCACAGCACCTACACGTTCGAGCCGGTCGGCGACGACGCCACCAGGGTCACCTACGTCAGCAAGTACGAGTCGGCCGAAGGCCTGCAGAAGGTCCTCGAGATGGGCGTCGAGGAAGGTTCGAGGGAGGCGATCAACCAGATCGACGCACTGCTCGCGAACTGA
- a CDS encoding acetyl-CoA acetyltransferase, with product MTYVWILGGYRTDFARNLTREGGAFADLTDEVVHGTLTSARVDASAVQVIHVGNAFGELFAAQGHLGAMPATVDSALWGVPAARHEAACASGSIAALAAMADLRSGAYDVALVVGLELEKTVPGDVGAAHLAAAGWTGHDDPGATNMWADTFSRVADEYDRRYGIDDAHLRAIATLNYANARRNPHAQTRNWQIPDLAADGDDDEVKPRVDGKLRRYDCSQLTDGGAGLVLVSDRYLRDHPGARPIGRIDGWGHRTVGLGLKQKLDRDADSPYVMPHVRDAVHDAFRRAEVTLDGVDGFEVHDCFTPSEYLAIDHIGLTGPGESWKAVENGEIEIDGRLPVNPSGGLIGGGHPVGATGIRMLVDAARQVSGAAGDYQVEGARRFGTLNIGGSTATTVSFVVSAGG from the coding sequence ATGACGTACGTGTGGATCCTCGGCGGCTACCGGACCGATTTCGCCCGCAATCTCACCCGGGAGGGCGGCGCATTCGCCGACCTGACCGACGAGGTGGTGCACGGCACGCTGACCTCCGCCAGGGTGGACGCGTCCGCTGTCCAGGTCATCCACGTCGGCAACGCCTTCGGTGAATTATTCGCTGCCCAAGGACATCTCGGTGCGATGCCCGCCACCGTCGACAGCGCGCTGTGGGGAGTGCCTGCGGCGCGCCACGAGGCGGCGTGCGCGTCCGGCAGCATCGCGGCGCTGGCCGCCATGGCGGATCTGCGGTCGGGGGCCTACGACGTGGCGTTGGTGGTGGGTCTGGAACTGGAGAAGACCGTGCCCGGCGACGTCGGGGCGGCCCATCTGGCCGCGGCCGGGTGGACCGGGCACGACGACCCCGGCGCCACGAACATGTGGGCGGACACCTTCTCCCGGGTGGCCGACGAGTACGACCGCCGCTACGGCATCGACGACGCGCATCTGCGCGCGATCGCCACGCTCAACTACGCCAACGCCCGTCGCAATCCCCATGCGCAGACCCGCAATTGGCAAATTCCCGACCTCGCCGCCGACGGAGACGACGACGAGGTCAAGCCGCGCGTCGACGGTAAGCTGCGCCGCTACGACTGCAGTCAGCTCACCGACGGAGGGGCCGGCCTGGTGCTGGTCTCCGACCGCTACCTGCGCGATCACCCCGGCGCCCGGCCGATCGGGCGCATCGACGGCTGGGGGCATCGCACCGTCGGTCTGGGGCTAAAGCAGAAACTGGATCGCGACGCCGACTCGCCGTACGTGATGCCCCACGTGCGCGACGCGGTGCACGACGCGTTCCGCCGGGCCGAGGTCACGCTGGACGGCGTCGACGGCTTCGAGGTCCACGACTGCTTCACGCCCAGCGAGTACCTGGCCATCGACCACATCGGGCTGACCGGGCCGGGGGAATCGTGGAAGGCCGTCGAGAACGGCGAGATCGAGATCGACGGCCGGCTGCCGGTGAACCCCAGCGGCGGGCTGATCGGGGGTGGACATCCGGTGGGCGCCACGGGTATTCGCATGCTCGTCGACGCTGCCAGGCAGGTCAGCGGCGCGGCGGGGGACTATCAGGTCGAGGGTGCGCGCCGGTTCGGCACGCTCAACATCGGCGGCAGCACCGCCACCACGGTCAGCTTCGTCGTGTCGGCAGGGGGTTGA